The Rhodamnia argentea isolate NSW1041297 chromosome 7, ASM2092103v1, whole genome shotgun sequence genome contains the following window.
AAGCTTCTTCTGTGTACATATTTTTGTGCTAATTCCAATTGCACATGCACTTCTGGGTTTCTGATTTCTCATCTTTAGGCCTTGTTGCAACGCTTTCTTGAACATGCTTTAACCTGTTTCTTGTGGTTCTGTGGTCCCGTGTTTCTGATCTGACGTGGAGTAATCTGTTCATTTATCGAACCTAATACTGTAGCCTGTTAACCCCCCTCTTTACTGAAGTTCCGTCTAAACGAAATGCAGAAGCGAAACGAGATTTCACTGCAAGAAACTGGGACTGGggcttcacatccttcattCCATTGAGTGAAGTCTATGATGACATCCGTAACGGGTATTTAGTGAACGACACTGTGACGGTTGTAGCGGAGATTTTGGCTTCCCAACCCCTGGCCGGAAATACTCATTTGGCTGAACCTCGTGCAAATGTCCCTCAGGCAACACCAACAGATACGTTCGACATGTATTTCACaaatcttgagaaaattattaacGTTGCTCAGAGTTCTCCCACCAGAGGAGGGTGGAACGCAAGCAATCAAAAAAGTGCTCTTTCAACTTCTGAGGCTCCTACCTTGGAAGAAGTAGAGAATGCTAAGCAGTCTCTGAAGGAGTGCCTCTCTGATATCTTCAAGCTAAATGTAAAAGACAGATTGGCAGAAGCAATGTTGACGTTAAGCATAGCCAAAAGCGGGTTATCACTGGACCAGCAAAAATCGGTCAAGGCCTTTTGGGCAAACTTCGATGAGTTCACTTCTGACTTTTTGACCTTCGAGCAGGACAATGCCGAATTCGAGCTACAGAAATTGATGAAGGATCAAATGCTCGCAACGATGAAGAAGAATCACGAGACTCACATCTCGTACAAGCAGTTGCATGATGACCTGACCAAAGAGGAGGAAAAGCTCAGCAAAAAACTTGAGGAAGTGAAGTCCAGAAGAGAAAAGCTCATTTCAGACTGGGAGATTTTGATGGTCGAGTCGGAGGAAGCGAAATCTGGGCACGAGGATCAAGCCAAGAAAGTAGCAGAGGccgaggaaaagaagagaatagcCGAGGAAAGAATGTCTAGATCAACCACTGCCTGGTCAAATTTGAAGATTCAATTCTGTTAAACACCCGTGACTTCGAGATACAGTCGCCttctgataatttttttacagAGTTAccacatttgttttttttttttttggtaagattttttttttttttggtaagggagtTACCACATTTGTTGTGTTCTTAAAcaattcaaatttcacattctttGTTTTTCTGTCGGTTATTACATCATTTATTATCATTCCTGCTTGTAAGCCTATTGCTGCTTCGTTTCGGTCTGCATAATTGTATGCAAATGATAACCTACCtatgccttcattttctttttcactgtGAAGTTGAGACCAAGGATGTTCTTTCATCCATTCAGCTGTACTGCAGAAAGGTTTCAAGAGGATGATTTTGGACACTATCACACCCTTACGTGCCACAATCATTTCGAACTCATGTCCTTGAGGCAATTCACTTGTATCACTTTGATTGGGCAAAGAGGGGAAAATTTTTGGTGATGTTAATTCCCTAACGTTGTtagtaaatttgaaattttgttaaaaagatTGTGTTACcaattattttggaaatttaCCACTCAAAGCAAAAacttagcaataaaaaaagtaaataaccgGTAAAAAATAATATCTTCGAAGGTAAAAATAACTAGCTCCACTTATAAGGCAGAAAGTTATAATAGTAGAATGaaactaatctttttttttttatggaaatttacTGCTGAAAACAAAAACTTACCAGTGTAAAGTAACTTGCAATGAAATTACTGAATTACCAATTTAAGATCATTTACGGGTCAGTAAGCTACCAGGAATTTACCATTTCAAAGCATCCACAATGCAAATTAGGGCAAAACTTGAGGTGTCCACGTCAAAGGCCGAAAGCAATTTCCCTACACTATAGAAGataccctcgccggccattgagCGAGGGTCGCGAGGTTTCGCCAGCCCCGACGAGGGCATCTTCGTAAACCTGAACGAAAGACATTCCAAACTCTCTAAGACTTTTTTAAGTTTGACTGAACTTGACCCCACATAAAAATTTGCTAACCGTTTGATCGAATGGTGTAAAATGTAGAGTTCCTATCAAGAGGTTTCTACAATCCCCAATTTGCCTGACAAGGGTAGCGGGGTGCCAAGATGTCATATCTTTTAAGCAGGATCGCTCGGTCTTAATggtgtctaaaaaaaaaaaaatgcgcaaTTGCCAATTTCAAGTGACCCATTCGCTTCGATCTCGTCACAAGCTTGCATATGTCTCGAGAATCCTATGGATCGGACTTTTGATTAAGGAAATATCTTGACTATTTATTGAATTGGGATGGTCAACTTCCAATGAAAATTTTCCGAAGAAGCATAAGATAATTCCCTTAGAAAAATGTCGGTATTGAAATGGGACAATCAGCTTCTAATCTTGATCTTCTCATGATCTGTAGTGCGAAACAAGCTGTTGAATGATTCATAATTACATGTCATTGATATAACAGAGTTTACAACCATACCCAAGTCTCTCAAACGTTCTCAATATTTCCTAGCTCTCAATAACATGTCAATAACTCATGCAGTGTTTAATCCAATAATTTCTctcgaaataatctctcaatctcatgaAAGAACTAACAAATCTTACCATCAAATTTAAATGGCTTTAACACTTAAATTATTCATATAACTCCACGAAGAAATCCTCTGCCAAGCACTCGGCAAAATGGCGCTTCCTTTGGAGCATTCACGTCGTTCTATCTTCCTAGAAAATCAACTTGCAGTAAACATGTTGTTGTaacaaatgcgaaagcgaacatagaacacaaggatttacatGGTTCGATcgaggtgatctacgtccacggacGAGGCAAAACAATATTCCACTATGATCAAAAAGAGTACAGATTGCAGAAGTCGGTCTTATCGACCGAATAAAAGCACACGACTCACTagtctctcacataaggaaaatcctcaataccaatcgaaaagaaaccctagccgtagtataaatagagctcaaaaaaattttctcgggagcgttgcccccgaacccccatacAAATTTGTTCGCACCGCAATAGAGATTTGTTTGTTTGCTCCGAGTTGGGCCTATCCGCCCAACTCTCCACGTCACGACTTGGTTTTCAAGTCCATATTCAACTTTCCACTCTTGACCGAGACGTCCACAGGAAttaggaaagaagagaaaatttctTGTTCGTTCTctgcttttcttgttttcttgccAAAAGTCAAACTTCAAGAAACATCAAGTTAACGATCCAAGACCAATAGAGACTTTGCAAACTTATGCCACATCCGAAtatataaaacaaaacaaaaaatccagTCTGATTTCCACATACACTTTATAGAATATGGGTTTATTTATGGGCTCAAGCTTGAAACATATTTTAACTTGATCAGTTTGTCATTGGCGTAATTCGGTGGTCTGTGTGCCCATTTTGATACCGTCTAGTTCATCTTACTATTTATATATCACGGGACATCATTTCTTCCTATCTCTGTCACAATCATGAACATCACTAATACTAACATATGTCAATGATATCGCAACTTTATATAACCTACCAATTAAAAGGGTGATCGGAGGAAATTTCATCATATGGGTATTGCTCAAGCCTTGAGCTAGAACACTAATGGGGACTTGTCGACCTCGTCGGCTCTAATCCGCATATCTACTTTGTCCCATTTCTTTTGTGCACAGTAAGAGGTCTGCACCtggagaagaaaattgaaagcaCCTTAAACTTCAGTGTTCAAACTAATTCATGCTGCAGAATGTTGCACTCGCCATGCAATATAGAGATAACTTTCATAACCCGTCGCCGTGTCTTCACGATTCTCATCCAAAGATGCGCACGGTTCATTCCATCGACCGAGATTGATGATCGCAGTGCCGGCTTTCTAGCAAGACGCTTTGGTGATGGAAGCCAGGTTTAGGTCCTAAGCTTCGCTACTCCTTTGAATATTGTATAAGCAATTGTTGGATGACCTCgccgaggaagaggaagagctcGACGGGAAATTGGAGGAAACGAAGTCAAGGAGAGATGCGTGGTGATTTATGAGAAGTTGCAGCGCTTTGATGGAATGAATGGAAGTGTTGGATCGGGATAGATGAGTCCACCACAAGGCACGACGGGGTATTCCACCCGCCACGGTCAAAGGACTCTAAGGATCACCGCCAAGCAATTGAATAAACAACCGAATGATTCACTCACTTGAAAGGAATTTTCATATATATTATAAACTCAACTCtaaatgttttttgtttttgacaaaaaaaagaactctAAATGTTTGCAATTGTGAATGCACGTCCCATGTAGATGGACTAAACTTTGAGGAAACATGGGAATTGACAAAGccgatttgtttttttaaaaagaaaatatattgtaGACATATGAATTTGGAAACATTCAAAATacagaaattaggaaatgatCCGGCTAAGCTGACGGTCGGTCGGACGGTCAACTTGTGGCCACAAATATGTTTGTGGAAACCGGATCACTTGCTGATCCGGTTTCATTATGCTGACtccccattcctttttttttttttccacttttatgtgtttttattgtaagctaaaattagaagacaattaaggttctaatgaaacatatccagctaataatattcaaataataagtTGCAACTTTTGAAATAGTAGATATTCTTCTCCTGCCAAATAAAAAGATCACGGTGGATATTGTTCATACGATTACGAAAAAATTCTTAAGGAGTTTGCTGGGTGACAATATTATCATTGAACGGTGCAACTTGAACTGCACATACCAGACATGGAATTTTGGCTATATCGCGGGGATATGTGGTGCATACATGAACCTAGACTTTTGGTTGACAAACATACCACGCAGATATGTGGTGTGCGTGGGTCCGTCACTTTCATGGACTGTCATTTTAGCTTTTCTCAATTCttaataacacaaaaaaaaaatgaaacttaatTATTCTATATACTTTATCTTCTAATGTTAGCttataataaaaatacataaaaaaaaaaaaaagaatggggaGTCAAAACGATGAAATCGGATCCAATTTCCACAAACTGAGATTTGTGGCCGTAAGCTGATGGTCCCACCATTTGACTTTGAGGGATGGTAGAGGTTCAGCGAAGCAATTTCCTTTGCAAATAACCCTCAAGCTTTGACCCAGCCGAATCTGCCTCCATCCTTCAATTCTTGAAACTCTATCTTGGACACCTTACCTCATAGGGTCCATTAAATCATGTTGTGGCCGAAATCTCTTTTTGGTTGCATaaatttggttgattgatgaGGCTCGATTTGGGCTTGTGAGTTGATTTTCTTCAATGGACCCGCCCCAAGGAGAGCAACGCTCGTCTTGGACTAGGAGATTTTGATGGTCGAAGGGAAATCTGAGAACAGAACtcatcagaagaaagtagcgaCGAAGAGAAGAGCGGCGGAAAAAATGTGGAGATCGAGCAC
Protein-coding sequences here:
- the LOC125315977 gene encoding MATH domain and coiled-coil domain-containing protein At3g58360-like gives rise to the protein MGKLAMGEQNPTSWKYTWKITNFTSLTQKRYYDSEVFTIGGNAWRIVIFPKGNNTDNLSIYLDVPDHRRLPDGWSRSAHFRLILVDQNNYGNSWIREAKRDFTARNWDWGFTSFIPLSEVYDDIRNGYLVNDTVTVVAEILASQPLAGNTHLAEPRANVPQATPTDTFDMYFTNLEKIINVAQSSPTRGGWNASNQKSALSTSEAPTLEEVENAKQSLKECLSDIFKLNVKDRLAEAMLTLSIAKSGLSLDQQKSVKAFWANFDEFTSDFLTFEQDNAEFELQKLMKDQMLATMKKNHETHISYKQLHDDLTKEEEKLSKKLEEVKSRREKLISDWEILMVESEEAKSGHEDQAKKVAEAEEKKRIAEERMSRSTTAWSNLKIQFC